The following are encoded together in the Culex pipiens pallens isolate TS chromosome 1, TS_CPP_V2, whole genome shotgun sequence genome:
- the LOC120429513 gene encoding protein-L-histidine N-pros-methyltransferase isoform X3, which translates to MGSPDEITLQWIEQSRLESSKLWLQLWHLLAKAFLSVFMTQTDVNGILRRGSMYILSDNQFQTILTNSGLKNLANNGNNTIRVLDIGAGDGEVTARLVNAISLLVPDSNITLFATESSWVMRSRLAEKQIQVVEEINVLNNVDFVSCLNVLDRCIDPLALLHEIYSVLAPDGRLMVALVLPYSHYVEKNSSHLPLRPLLDHWPNHTGMSIEKEIEAFFKKLEIVGFTILSWTKAPYLCEGDLRQSFYWLDDIVVVCSK; encoded by the exons ATGGGCAGTCCAGATGAAATAACATTACAGTGGATAGAACAGTCACGTCTTGAATCCAGTAAACTATGGCTCCAATTGTGGCACTTATTGGCTAAAGCATTCCTCAGCGTATTTATGACACAAACAGATGTAAATGGAATATTAAGGCGTGGATCAATGTACATTTTATCTGATAACCAGTTTCAAACGATTCTTACTAATAGTGGACTGAAGAATTTAGCAAACAATGGTAACAACACT ATACGAGTTTTAGACATTGGTGCTGGTGACGGAGAAGTTACAGCACGATTAGTAAATGCGATATCTTTGCTTGTGCCAGATTCGAACATAACTCTTTTTGCAACAGAGTCTAGTTGGGTTATGCGAAGCCGATTAGCAGAAAAGCAAATCCA GGTTGTCGAGGAAATAAACGTTCTTAATAATGTTGACTTTGTATCATGTTTAAATGTATTAGACCGTTGTATTGACCCACTAGCACTTCTGCATGAGATTTACAGCGTACTTGCGCCTGACGGACGCTTAATGGTAGCATTGGTGTTGCCGTACAGCCATTATGTGGAAAAAA attcgAGTCATTTGCCATTAAGGCCACTTTTGGATCACTGGCCTAATCACACAGGAATGTCCATTGAAAAAGAAATagaagctttttttaaaaaacttgaaattgttGGTTTTACAATTTTATCCTGGACTAAGGCACCGTATTTATGTGAAGGAGATTTAAGGCAATCGTTTTATTGGCTAGATGATATAGTAGTTGtatgttcaaaataa
- the LOC120429513 gene encoding protein-L-histidine N-pros-methyltransferase isoform X2 yields the protein MNYQPKGFFARLLIDKCRNDTILENCDMSEWYTLLNIPKEFRNRFINMGSPDEITLQWIEQSRLESSKLWLQLWHLLAKAFLSVFMTQTDVNGILRRGSMYILSDNQFQTILTNSGLKNLANNGNNTIRVLDIGAGDGEVTARLVNAISLLVPDSNITLFATESSWVMRSRLAEKQIQVVEEINVLNNVDFVSCLNVLDRCIDPLALLHEIYSVLAPDGRLMVALVLPYSHYVEKNSSHLPLRPLLDHWPNHTGMSIEKEIEAFFKKLEIVGFTILSWTKAPYLCEGDLRQSFYWLDDIVVVCSK from the exons TGGTATACACTCCTAAATATTCCGAAAGAATTCCGAAACAGATTTATCAACATGGGCAGTCCAGATGAAATAACATTACAGTGGATAGAACAGTCACGTCTTGAATCCAGTAAACTATGGCTCCAATTGTGGCACTTATTGGCTAAAGCATTCCTCAGCGTATTTATGACACAAACAGATGTAAATGGAATATTAAGGCGTGGATCAATGTACATTTTATCTGATAACCAGTTTCAAACGATTCTTACTAATAGTGGACTGAAGAATTTAGCAAACAATGGTAACAACACT ATACGAGTTTTAGACATTGGTGCTGGTGACGGAGAAGTTACAGCACGATTAGTAAATGCGATATCTTTGCTTGTGCCAGATTCGAACATAACTCTTTTTGCAACAGAGTCTAGTTGGGTTATGCGAAGCCGATTAGCAGAAAAGCAAATCCA GGTTGTCGAGGAAATAAACGTTCTTAATAATGTTGACTTTGTATCATGTTTAAATGTATTAGACCGTTGTATTGACCCACTAGCACTTCTGCATGAGATTTACAGCGTACTTGCGCCTGACGGACGCTTAATGGTAGCATTGGTGTTGCCGTACAGCCATTATGTGGAAAAAA attcgAGTCATTTGCCATTAAGGCCACTTTTGGATCACTGGCCTAATCACACAGGAATGTCCATTGAAAAAGAAATagaagctttttttaaaaaacttgaaattgttGGTTTTACAATTTTATCCTGGACTAAGGCACCGTATTTATGTGAAGGAGATTTAAGGCAATCGTTTTATTGGCTAGATGATATAGTAGTTGtatgttcaaaataa